One Fusobacterium nucleatum genomic window carries:
- the sppA gene encoding signal peptide peptidase SppA has product MKILHYLKRFIMFVIKEIFSFFIKLFLFLFIVGIIISAVIKSFEEKPTVAIKNKAYVLINLGDSYNERLLKSNLFEDDSINFYTLLQSIETISYDDRVEGIILKLNGDSLSYAQSEELAQELSMARAANKKIIAYFENVGRKNYYLASYANEIYMPSANSTSVNIYPYFREEFYIKKLADKFGVKFNIIHVGDYKSYMENLANSTMSKEAKEDTVRVLDKNYNNFLDVVSLNRKISRDDLDKIIKDGELVAASSIDLMNNNLIDKYAYWDNVISMVGGKDKIITIQEYAKNYYKERSMDDSNNIIYVIPLEGDIVESQTEVFAGEENINVSETLEKLNIAKESDKVKAVVLRVNSPGGSALTSDIIAEKVKELAEEKPVYVSMSSVAASGGYYISANANKIFVDRNTITGSIGVVSILPDFSKLITDNGVNIEKISEGEYSDLYSSDSFTEKKYNKIYNSNLKVYEDFLNVVSKGRKIDKEKLKTIAEGRIWTGDEAIKIGLADEIGGLNATIYAIAEDNDMDEYAIVVAKDKLEIGNIYKKYSRYIKMDTKNLIKEKIFKDYLYNKPVTYLPYDVLD; this is encoded by the coding sequence ATGAAGATTTTACACTATCTAAAAAGGTTTATAATGTTTGTAATAAAAGAAATTTTTTCATTCTTTATAAAGCTATTTCTGTTTTTATTTATTGTTGGGATAATTATAAGTGCAGTTATTAAAAGTTTTGAAGAGAAACCAACGGTAGCTATAAAAAATAAAGCTTATGTTTTAATAAATCTTGGGGATAGTTATAATGAAAGATTATTAAAATCAAATTTATTTGAAGATGATTCTATAAATTTTTATACTTTATTACAAAGTATAGAAACTATTTCTTATGATGATAGAGTTGAAGGAATTATTTTAAAATTAAATGGCGATTCTTTAAGTTATGCTCAAAGTGAAGAGTTGGCACAAGAATTATCAATGGCAAGAGCAGCTAATAAAAAAATAATTGCATACTTTGAAAATGTAGGTAGAAAAAATTATTACTTAGCTTCTTATGCAAATGAAATATATATGCCAAGTGCTAATTCAACTAGTGTAAATATATATCCTTATTTTAGAGAAGAATTTTATATAAAAAAATTAGCAGATAAATTTGGCGTAAAATTCAATATTATTCATGTTGGAGACTATAAAAGTTACATGGAAAATCTAGCTAATAGTACAATGTCAAAAGAGGCAAAGGAAGATACTGTTAGAGTTTTAGATAAAAATTATAATAATTTCTTAGATGTAGTTTCATTAAATAGAAAGATAAGTAGGGATGATTTAGATAAAATAATAAAAGATGGAGAATTAGTTGCAGCTTCTTCTATAGATTTAATGAATAATAACTTGATTGATAAATATGCTTATTGGGACAATGTTATTTCTATGGTTGGTGGAAAAGATAAAATTATAACAATCCAAGAGTATGCAAAAAATTATTATAAAGAAAGAAGTATGGATGATTCTAATAATATCATATATGTAATTCCTTTAGAAGGAGATATTGTTGAATCTCAAACAGAAGTTTTTGCTGGTGAAGAAAACATCAATGTAAGTGAAACTTTAGAGAAATTAAATATAGCAAAAGAAAGTGATAAAGTAAAAGCTGTTGTTTTAAGAGTAAATTCTCCTGGTGGTTCTGCTTTAACATCAGATATAATAGCTGAAAAAGTTAAAGAGTTAGCAGAAGAAAAACCTGTATATGTTTCAATGTCAAGTGTGGCAGCTTCTGGTGGTTATTACATTTCTGCAAATGCAAATAAAATTTTTGTGGATAGAAACACAATAACAGGTTCTATTGGAGTTGTAAGTATACTACCAGATTTTTCAAAATTAATAACAGATAATGGAGTTAATATAGAAAAAATATCCGAGGGAGAATATTCTGATTTGTATTCATCAGATAGTTTTACAGAAAAAAAATATAATAAGATATATAATTCAAATTTAAAAGTTTATGAAGATTTCTTAAATGTTGTATCAAAAGGTAGAAAAATAGATAAAGAAAAATTAAAAACTATTGCAGAAGGTAGAATTTGGACAGGAGATGAAGCTATAAAAATAGGTTTAGCTGATGAAATTGGAGGATTAAATGCAACAATCTATGCAATAGCAGAAGATAATGATATGGATGAATATGCTATTGTAGTAGCAAAAGATAAATTAGAAATAGGAAATATCTATAAAAAATATTCAAGATATATTAAGATGGATACAAAGAATTTAATAAAAGAAAAAATATTTAAAGATTATTTATATAATAAACCAGTGACATATTTACCTTATGATGTTTTAGATTAA
- a CDS encoding TetR/AcrR family transcriptional regulator — protein sequence MNSDIDKKNLILEKAKDMIITESYSSLSISKLTSELNISKGSFYTYFPSKDKMLGEILDEYIENITIFKNNLLENSKNIDECLDYYINSILNLTDDELKLELVITNLKRNYEVFNEENFRKLKIIACTMIDLVREVLSKYKKDISIEEKDIEKCSKMIFSIAEVFLIMENVDFDSDRFTFKTLDEVKKMYRSDDIKDHLEFIKKSIKKIIY from the coding sequence ATGAATTCTGATATAGATAAAAAAAATTTAATCCTAGAAAAAGCAAAAGATATGATAATAACAGAAAGTTATAGTAGTTTATCAATAAGTAAATTAACATCAGAACTTAATATATCTAAGGGAAGTTTTTATACTTATTTTCCTTCAAAAGATAAGATGTTAGGTGAAATTTTGGATGAATATATAGAAAATATTACAATTTTTAAAAATAATTTATTAGAAAACTCAAAAAATATAGATGAGTGTCTGGATTACTATATAAATTCTATATTAAATTTAACTGATGATGAATTAAAATTAGAATTAGTAATAACAAATTTAAAAAGGAACTATGAAGTTTTTAATGAAGAAAATTTTAGAAAATTAAAGATAATTGCTTGTACTATGATAGATTTAGTAAGAGAAGTTTTAAGTAAATATAAAAAAGATATAAGTATTGAAGAAAAAGATATAGAAAAATGTTCTAAAATGATATTTAGTATTGCTGAGGTATTTCTTATAATGGAAAATGTGGATTTTGATAGTGATAGATTTACATTTAAGACATTGGATGAAGTAAAAAAAATGTATAGAAGTGATGATATAAAAGATCATCTTGAATTTATAAAAAAGAGTATAAAAAAAATTATATATTAA
- a CDS encoding YbaB/EbfC family nucleoid-associated protein, giving the protein MVRKLKGAKAAGGNQADIVKQAQVMQQQMLEVQEQLKSKEVSSSVGGGAVSVKVNGQKELIEVKLSDEVLKDAANDKEMLEDLILTAVKDAMAKADELAEGEMAKVTGGINIPGLF; this is encoded by the coding sequence ATGGTTAGAAAACTAAAAGGAGCAAAAGCAGCAGGAGGAAATCAAGCTGATATTGTTAAACAGGCACAAGTAATGCAACAACAAATGTTAGAGGTTCAAGAACAATTAAAATCAAAAGAAGTTAGTTCATCAGTTGGTGGAGGAGCCGTTTCAGTAAAGGTAAATGGACAAAAAGAACTTATAGAAGTAAAATTATCTGATGAAGTATTAAAAGATGCTGCAAATGATAAAGAAATGTTAGAAGATTTAATACTTACAGCTGTTAAAGATGCAATGGCTAAGGCTGATGAATTAGCTGAAGGAGAAATGGCAAAAGTAACAGGTGGAATAAACATTCCTGGTTTATTCTAG